One Primulina huaijiensis isolate GDHJ02 chromosome 5, ASM1229523v2, whole genome shotgun sequence DNA segment encodes these proteins:
- the LOC140976838 gene encoding C2 and GRAM domain-containing protein At1g03370-like isoform X1 — MKLLVRVIEARNIPAMAPNGSSDLYVKLQLGRQKCRTKVLKKCLNPSWCEEFTFKVDDLKEKLQISLLDEDKYFNDDFVGKVKVLISHVFEAKDQSLGNSWYTLRPNNKKAKNKDCEREGPKFHIGLSMLLDSSSDNLCHWEGPFSYCNSSCIVIGEILLTICFSQNNTLPDLPPMTDPENPRKSADMTSYLTSRSSPLRSSSPMRSEEEVPSKEEKSYAPTFAGRIAQIFNKSVDSVSVSSNDTSDISDLPESLNAVGLEDKTEEQSSSVDFEEMMKTMEMREQGDEIPSSLSGGIVLDQLYGMTPRELNSMLFSPDSNHLKALIDIQGSTDSQIGPWKFENGGVILKRVVSYTKDASKLIKALKTTEEQTYLKADGKTFAVFSSVSTPDAPYGKTFRAEILYCITQGPEQPSGELSSKLVVSWRMNFLQSTMMKGMIEGGAKQGIRESFEQYKKLLSQNVNPVDLKGFGSEKDQLLASLQVERPSDWKLAVQYFYNLTVISTILMGFYMLIHVWLAMPNTIQGLEFVGLDMPDSIGELIVCGVLVLQGKWVLELISRFMQAQVQKGTDHGIKAQGDGWLLTVALIEGRNLAALDSSGFSDPYVVFTCNGKTRTSSIKFQKSDSLWNEIFEFDAMEEPPSVLDVEVFDFDGPFDDATSLGCIEINFLKSDISDLSDIWVPLEGKLAQACQSKLHLRIFLNNTRGSNGFRDYITKMEKEVGKKIKLRSFQTNSAFQKLFGLPPEEFLINDFSCHLKRKMPLQGRLFLSARIIGFHADLFGHKTKFFFLWEDIEDIKIIPPTLSSMGSPVVLVTLRLGRGFDARHGARTHDAEGRLKFHFHSFVSFNVANRTIMALWRARALTPEQKVQIVEEESEANSVQTAEEESIVKNLPAA; from the exons ATGAAGCTTTTAGTAAGAGTAATTGAAGCAAGAAATATACCGGCAATGGCCCCAAATGGATCGAGTGATCTATACGTGAAACTACAGTTGGGAAGGCAAAAGTGCAGGACCAAAGTTTTAAAGAAGTGCTTGAACCCATCATGGTGTGAGGAATTCACGTTTAAAGTTGATGACTTGAAAGAAAAGCTTCAAATATCACTTTTAGACGAAGATAAGTACTTCAACGATGATTTTGTTGGGAAAGTCAAAGTTCTCATTTCTCATGTTTTTGAAGCCAAGGACCAGTCCCTTGGTAATTCTTGGTATACATTGCGGCCGAATAATAAGAAGGCCAAGAACAAGGACTGTG AAAGGGAAGGGCCCAAGTTTCACATTGGATTGAGTATGCTTTTAGATAGCAGTTCAGATAATTTATGTCATTGGGAAGGTCCGTTCTCCTATTGTAACTCCTCTTGCATTGTAATAGGTGAAATTCTTCTCACCATATGTTTCTCTCAAAATAACACATTGCCAGACCTGCCACCTATGACTGATCCTGAAAATCCAAGAAAGTCTGCTGATATGACATCATATTTAACATCAAGATCTTCTCCTTTAAGGTCATCTTCTCCTATGAGGTCAGAAGAAGAAGTCCCTTCCAAGGAGGAAAAATCATATGCACCAACATTTGCTGGTCGAATTGCTCAAATTTTTAACAAGAGTGTGGATTCAGTGTCTGTAAGTTCTAATGACACATCTGATATATCAGATTTACCTGAAAGTTTAAATGCTGTGGGTTTGGAGGACAAGACTGAAGAGCAATCCTCATCagttgattttgaagaaatGATGAAAACAATGGAGATGAGAGAACAAGGAGATGAAATTCCAAGTAGTTTATCGGGAGGGATAGTTTTAGACCAGTTGTATGGGATGACTCCACGAGAATTGAACTCAATGCTCTTTTCGCCGGACTCAAATCATTTGAAAGCTTTAATTGACATACAAGGATCAACTGATTCGCAAATAGGGCCCTGGAAATTTGAAAATGGTGGTGTGATTCTGAAAAGAGTGGTTTCATATACCAAGGATGCTAGTAAATTGATTAAAGCCTTGAAAACTACAGAGGAGCAAACATATTTGAAAGCAGATGGGAAAACTTTCGCTGTTTTTTCCAGTGTGAGCACCCCAGATGCACCATACGGGAAAACTTTCAGGGCAGAAATACTTTACTGTATTACTCAGGGGCCCGAGCAGCCATCTGGTGAACTGTCTTCTAAGCTTGTAGTTTCTTGGAGAATGAACTTTTTGCAGAGCACCATGATGAAAGGTATGATCGAAGGTGGAGCAAAACAAGGTATCAGGGAAAGCTTTGAACAGTATAAAAAGTTGTTATCTCAGAATGTAAATCCAGTTGATCTCAAAGGTTTTGGTTCCGAGAAAGATCAGCTGTTAGCATCTCTTCAGGTGGAACGTCCGTCGGATTGGAAATTGGCAGTTCagtatttttataatttgacAGTCATTTCAACAATTCTCATGGGATTTTATATGCTCATACATGTATGGCTGGCCATGCCCAACACAATTCAGGGTCTTGAATTTGTTGGTTTGGACATGCCTGATTCTATTGGTGAATTGATTGTGTGTGGAGTACTTGTTCTGCAAGGGAAATGGGTGCTGGAGTTGATTTCTCGATTTATGCAGGCCCAAGTTCAAAAAG GTACCGATCATGGAATCAAAGCACAGGGAGATGGTTGGTTGCTCACAGTTGCCTTAATCGAAGGAAGAAATTTGGCAGCGCTTGACTCAAGTGGATTCTCTGATCCTTATGTGGTGTTTACTTGCAATGGTAAAACAAGGACCAGCTCTATCAAGTTCCAGAAATCCGACAGTCTTTGGAATG aaatttttgaatttgatgcAATGGAAGAGCCTCCATCTGTGCTGGATGTGGAAGTTTTTGATTTTGATGGGCCTTTTGATGATGCCACATCTCTTGGATGCATTGAAATTAATTTCTTGAAATCTGATATATCGGACTTGTCTGATATCTGGGTTCCCCTTGAAGGAAAATTGGCCCAGGCATGCCAGTCAAAGTTGCATTTAAGAATTTTCTTGAACAATACCAGGGGTAGCAATGGCTTTAGAGACTATATAACTAAGATGGAAAAGGAGGTGGGAAAGAAG ATTAAATTACGTTCTTTTCAAACAAATTCAGCATTCCAGAAGCTCTTTGGGCTTCCTCCAGAGGAATTTCTCATCAATGACTTTTCGTGCCACTTGAAACGTAAAATGCCGCTCCAG GGCCGTCTGTTTTTGTCAGCAAGAATAATTGGGTTCCATGCTGATTTATTCGGTCACAAGACGAAGTTTTTCTTTCTCTGGGAAGATATAGAAGACATTAAAATCATTCCTCCTACTTTGTCATCAATGGGCAGTCCTGTTGTACTCGTGACACTAAGGCTTGGAAGAGGTTTTGATGCACGACATGGAGCAAGGACACATGATGCAGAAGGCAGGCTGAAGTTTCATTTTCACTCTTTTGTGTCTTTCAATGTGGCAAATAG AACAATAATGGCTCTGTGGAGGGCAAGAGCCTTGACACCTGAGCAGAAGGTACAAATAGTTGAGGAAGAATCTGAAGCTAACAGTGTTCAGACCGCTGAAGAGGAGTCCATTGTCAAAAATCTCCCTGCTGCTTAG
- the LOC140976838 gene encoding C2 and GRAM domain-containing protein At1g03370-like isoform X2: MKLLVRVIEARNIPAMAPNGSSDLYVKLQLGRQKCRTKVLKKCLNPSWCEEFTFKVDDLKEKLQISLLDEDKYFNDDFVGKVKVLISHVFEAKDQSLGNSWYTLRPNNKKAKNKDCEREGPKFHIGLSMLLDSSSDNLCHWEDLPPMTDPENPRKSADMTSYLTSRSSPLRSSSPMRSEEEVPSKEEKSYAPTFAGRIAQIFNKSVDSVSVSSNDTSDISDLPESLNAVGLEDKTEEQSSSVDFEEMMKTMEMREQGDEIPSSLSGGIVLDQLYGMTPRELNSMLFSPDSNHLKALIDIQGSTDSQIGPWKFENGGVILKRVVSYTKDASKLIKALKTTEEQTYLKADGKTFAVFSSVSTPDAPYGKTFRAEILYCITQGPEQPSGELSSKLVVSWRMNFLQSTMMKGMIEGGAKQGIRESFEQYKKLLSQNVNPVDLKGFGSEKDQLLASLQVERPSDWKLAVQYFYNLTVISTILMGFYMLIHVWLAMPNTIQGLEFVGLDMPDSIGELIVCGVLVLQGKWVLELISRFMQAQVQKGTDHGIKAQGDGWLLTVALIEGRNLAALDSSGFSDPYVVFTCNGKTRTSSIKFQKSDSLWNEIFEFDAMEEPPSVLDVEVFDFDGPFDDATSLGCIEINFLKSDISDLSDIWVPLEGKLAQACQSKLHLRIFLNNTRGSNGFRDYITKMEKEVGKKIKLRSFQTNSAFQKLFGLPPEEFLINDFSCHLKRKMPLQGRLFLSARIIGFHADLFGHKTKFFFLWEDIEDIKIIPPTLSSMGSPVVLVTLRLGRGFDARHGARTHDAEGRLKFHFHSFVSFNVANRTIMALWRARALTPEQKVQIVEEESEANSVQTAEEESIVKNLPAA; the protein is encoded by the exons ATGAAGCTTTTAGTAAGAGTAATTGAAGCAAGAAATATACCGGCAATGGCCCCAAATGGATCGAGTGATCTATACGTGAAACTACAGTTGGGAAGGCAAAAGTGCAGGACCAAAGTTTTAAAGAAGTGCTTGAACCCATCATGGTGTGAGGAATTCACGTTTAAAGTTGATGACTTGAAAGAAAAGCTTCAAATATCACTTTTAGACGAAGATAAGTACTTCAACGATGATTTTGTTGGGAAAGTCAAAGTTCTCATTTCTCATGTTTTTGAAGCCAAGGACCAGTCCCTTGGTAATTCTTGGTATACATTGCGGCCGAATAATAAGAAGGCCAAGAACAAGGACTGTG AAAGGGAAGGGCCCAAGTTTCACATTGGATTGAGTATGCTTTTAGATAGCAGTTCAGATAATTTATGTCATTGGGAAG ACCTGCCACCTATGACTGATCCTGAAAATCCAAGAAAGTCTGCTGATATGACATCATATTTAACATCAAGATCTTCTCCTTTAAGGTCATCTTCTCCTATGAGGTCAGAAGAAGAAGTCCCTTCCAAGGAGGAAAAATCATATGCACCAACATTTGCTGGTCGAATTGCTCAAATTTTTAACAAGAGTGTGGATTCAGTGTCTGTAAGTTCTAATGACACATCTGATATATCAGATTTACCTGAAAGTTTAAATGCTGTGGGTTTGGAGGACAAGACTGAAGAGCAATCCTCATCagttgattttgaagaaatGATGAAAACAATGGAGATGAGAGAACAAGGAGATGAAATTCCAAGTAGTTTATCGGGAGGGATAGTTTTAGACCAGTTGTATGGGATGACTCCACGAGAATTGAACTCAATGCTCTTTTCGCCGGACTCAAATCATTTGAAAGCTTTAATTGACATACAAGGATCAACTGATTCGCAAATAGGGCCCTGGAAATTTGAAAATGGTGGTGTGATTCTGAAAAGAGTGGTTTCATATACCAAGGATGCTAGTAAATTGATTAAAGCCTTGAAAACTACAGAGGAGCAAACATATTTGAAAGCAGATGGGAAAACTTTCGCTGTTTTTTCCAGTGTGAGCACCCCAGATGCACCATACGGGAAAACTTTCAGGGCAGAAATACTTTACTGTATTACTCAGGGGCCCGAGCAGCCATCTGGTGAACTGTCTTCTAAGCTTGTAGTTTCTTGGAGAATGAACTTTTTGCAGAGCACCATGATGAAAGGTATGATCGAAGGTGGAGCAAAACAAGGTATCAGGGAAAGCTTTGAACAGTATAAAAAGTTGTTATCTCAGAATGTAAATCCAGTTGATCTCAAAGGTTTTGGTTCCGAGAAAGATCAGCTGTTAGCATCTCTTCAGGTGGAACGTCCGTCGGATTGGAAATTGGCAGTTCagtatttttataatttgacAGTCATTTCAACAATTCTCATGGGATTTTATATGCTCATACATGTATGGCTGGCCATGCCCAACACAATTCAGGGTCTTGAATTTGTTGGTTTGGACATGCCTGATTCTATTGGTGAATTGATTGTGTGTGGAGTACTTGTTCTGCAAGGGAAATGGGTGCTGGAGTTGATTTCTCGATTTATGCAGGCCCAAGTTCAAAAAG GTACCGATCATGGAATCAAAGCACAGGGAGATGGTTGGTTGCTCACAGTTGCCTTAATCGAAGGAAGAAATTTGGCAGCGCTTGACTCAAGTGGATTCTCTGATCCTTATGTGGTGTTTACTTGCAATGGTAAAACAAGGACCAGCTCTATCAAGTTCCAGAAATCCGACAGTCTTTGGAATG aaatttttgaatttgatgcAATGGAAGAGCCTCCATCTGTGCTGGATGTGGAAGTTTTTGATTTTGATGGGCCTTTTGATGATGCCACATCTCTTGGATGCATTGAAATTAATTTCTTGAAATCTGATATATCGGACTTGTCTGATATCTGGGTTCCCCTTGAAGGAAAATTGGCCCAGGCATGCCAGTCAAAGTTGCATTTAAGAATTTTCTTGAACAATACCAGGGGTAGCAATGGCTTTAGAGACTATATAACTAAGATGGAAAAGGAGGTGGGAAAGAAG ATTAAATTACGTTCTTTTCAAACAAATTCAGCATTCCAGAAGCTCTTTGGGCTTCCTCCAGAGGAATTTCTCATCAATGACTTTTCGTGCCACTTGAAACGTAAAATGCCGCTCCAG GGCCGTCTGTTTTTGTCAGCAAGAATAATTGGGTTCCATGCTGATTTATTCGGTCACAAGACGAAGTTTTTCTTTCTCTGGGAAGATATAGAAGACATTAAAATCATTCCTCCTACTTTGTCATCAATGGGCAGTCCTGTTGTACTCGTGACACTAAGGCTTGGAAGAGGTTTTGATGCACGACATGGAGCAAGGACACATGATGCAGAAGGCAGGCTGAAGTTTCATTTTCACTCTTTTGTGTCTTTCAATGTGGCAAATAG AACAATAATGGCTCTGTGGAGGGCAAGAGCCTTGACACCTGAGCAGAAGGTACAAATAGTTGAGGAAGAATCTGAAGCTAACAGTGTTCAGACCGCTGAAGAGGAGTCCATTGTCAAAAATCTCCCTGCTGCTTAG
- the LOC140976838 gene encoding C2 and GRAM domain-containing protein At1g03370-like isoform X3 yields MKLLVRVIEARNIPAMAPNGSSDLYVKLQLGRQKCRTKVLKKCLNPSWCEEFTFKVDDLKEKLQISLLDEDKYFNDDFVGKVKVLISHVFEAKDQSLGNSWYTLRPNNKKAKNKDCEREGPKFHIGLSMLLDSSSDNLCHWEGPFSYCNSSCIVIGEILLTICFSQNNTLPDLPPMTDPENPRKSADMTSYLTSRSSPLRSSSPMRSEEEVPSKEEKSYAPTFAGRIAQIFNKSVDSVSVSSNDTSDISDLPESLNAVGLEDKTEEQSSSVDFEEMMKTMEMREQGDEIPSSLSGGIVLDQLYGMTPRELNSMLFSPDSNHLKALIDIQGSTDSQIGPWKFENGGVILKRVVSYTKDASKLIKALKTTEEQTYLKADGKTFAVFSSVSTPDAPYGKTFRAEILYCITQGPEQPSGELSSKLVVSWRMNFLQSTMMKGMIEGGAKQGIRESFEQYKKLLSQNVNPVDLKGFGSEKDQLLASLQVERPSDWKLAVQYFYNLTVISTILMGFYMLIHVWLAMPNTIQGLEFVGLDMPDSIGELIVCGVLVLQGKWVLELISRFMQAQVQKGTDHGIKAQGDGWLLTVALIEGRNLAALDSSGFSDPYVVFTCNGKTRTSSIKFQKSDSLWNEIFEFDAMEEPPSVLDVEVFDFDGPFDDATSLGCIEINFLKSDISDLSDIWVPLEGKLAQACQSKLHLRIFLNNTRGSNGFRDYITKMEKEVGKKIKLRSFQTNSAFQKLFGLPPEEFLINDFSCHLKRKMPLQGRLFLSARIIGFHADLFGHKTKFFFLWEDIEDIKIIPPTLSSMGSPVVLVTLRLGRGFDARHGARTHDAEGRLKFHFHSFVSFNVANRLEI; encoded by the exons ATGAAGCTTTTAGTAAGAGTAATTGAAGCAAGAAATATACCGGCAATGGCCCCAAATGGATCGAGTGATCTATACGTGAAACTACAGTTGGGAAGGCAAAAGTGCAGGACCAAAGTTTTAAAGAAGTGCTTGAACCCATCATGGTGTGAGGAATTCACGTTTAAAGTTGATGACTTGAAAGAAAAGCTTCAAATATCACTTTTAGACGAAGATAAGTACTTCAACGATGATTTTGTTGGGAAAGTCAAAGTTCTCATTTCTCATGTTTTTGAAGCCAAGGACCAGTCCCTTGGTAATTCTTGGTATACATTGCGGCCGAATAATAAGAAGGCCAAGAACAAGGACTGTG AAAGGGAAGGGCCCAAGTTTCACATTGGATTGAGTATGCTTTTAGATAGCAGTTCAGATAATTTATGTCATTGGGAAGGTCCGTTCTCCTATTGTAACTCCTCTTGCATTGTAATAGGTGAAATTCTTCTCACCATATGTTTCTCTCAAAATAACACATTGCCAGACCTGCCACCTATGACTGATCCTGAAAATCCAAGAAAGTCTGCTGATATGACATCATATTTAACATCAAGATCTTCTCCTTTAAGGTCATCTTCTCCTATGAGGTCAGAAGAAGAAGTCCCTTCCAAGGAGGAAAAATCATATGCACCAACATTTGCTGGTCGAATTGCTCAAATTTTTAACAAGAGTGTGGATTCAGTGTCTGTAAGTTCTAATGACACATCTGATATATCAGATTTACCTGAAAGTTTAAATGCTGTGGGTTTGGAGGACAAGACTGAAGAGCAATCCTCATCagttgattttgaagaaatGATGAAAACAATGGAGATGAGAGAACAAGGAGATGAAATTCCAAGTAGTTTATCGGGAGGGATAGTTTTAGACCAGTTGTATGGGATGACTCCACGAGAATTGAACTCAATGCTCTTTTCGCCGGACTCAAATCATTTGAAAGCTTTAATTGACATACAAGGATCAACTGATTCGCAAATAGGGCCCTGGAAATTTGAAAATGGTGGTGTGATTCTGAAAAGAGTGGTTTCATATACCAAGGATGCTAGTAAATTGATTAAAGCCTTGAAAACTACAGAGGAGCAAACATATTTGAAAGCAGATGGGAAAACTTTCGCTGTTTTTTCCAGTGTGAGCACCCCAGATGCACCATACGGGAAAACTTTCAGGGCAGAAATACTTTACTGTATTACTCAGGGGCCCGAGCAGCCATCTGGTGAACTGTCTTCTAAGCTTGTAGTTTCTTGGAGAATGAACTTTTTGCAGAGCACCATGATGAAAGGTATGATCGAAGGTGGAGCAAAACAAGGTATCAGGGAAAGCTTTGAACAGTATAAAAAGTTGTTATCTCAGAATGTAAATCCAGTTGATCTCAAAGGTTTTGGTTCCGAGAAAGATCAGCTGTTAGCATCTCTTCAGGTGGAACGTCCGTCGGATTGGAAATTGGCAGTTCagtatttttataatttgacAGTCATTTCAACAATTCTCATGGGATTTTATATGCTCATACATGTATGGCTGGCCATGCCCAACACAATTCAGGGTCTTGAATTTGTTGGTTTGGACATGCCTGATTCTATTGGTGAATTGATTGTGTGTGGAGTACTTGTTCTGCAAGGGAAATGGGTGCTGGAGTTGATTTCTCGATTTATGCAGGCCCAAGTTCAAAAAG GTACCGATCATGGAATCAAAGCACAGGGAGATGGTTGGTTGCTCACAGTTGCCTTAATCGAAGGAAGAAATTTGGCAGCGCTTGACTCAAGTGGATTCTCTGATCCTTATGTGGTGTTTACTTGCAATGGTAAAACAAGGACCAGCTCTATCAAGTTCCAGAAATCCGACAGTCTTTGGAATG aaatttttgaatttgatgcAATGGAAGAGCCTCCATCTGTGCTGGATGTGGAAGTTTTTGATTTTGATGGGCCTTTTGATGATGCCACATCTCTTGGATGCATTGAAATTAATTTCTTGAAATCTGATATATCGGACTTGTCTGATATCTGGGTTCCCCTTGAAGGAAAATTGGCCCAGGCATGCCAGTCAAAGTTGCATTTAAGAATTTTCTTGAACAATACCAGGGGTAGCAATGGCTTTAGAGACTATATAACTAAGATGGAAAAGGAGGTGGGAAAGAAG ATTAAATTACGTTCTTTTCAAACAAATTCAGCATTCCAGAAGCTCTTTGGGCTTCCTCCAGAGGAATTTCTCATCAATGACTTTTCGTGCCACTTGAAACGTAAAATGCCGCTCCAG GGCCGTCTGTTTTTGTCAGCAAGAATAATTGGGTTCCATGCTGATTTATTCGGTCACAAGACGAAGTTTTTCTTTCTCTGGGAAGATATAGAAGACATTAAAATCATTCCTCCTACTTTGTCATCAATGGGCAGTCCTGTTGTACTCGTGACACTAAGGCTTGGAAGAGGTTTTGATGCACGACATGGAGCAAGGACACATGATGCAGAAGGCAGGCTGAAGTTTCATTTTCACTCTTTTGTGTCTTTCAATGTGGCAAATAGGTTAGAAATTTG A